From Synoicihabitans lomoniglobus, the proteins below share one genomic window:
- a CDS encoding tetratricopeptide repeat protein, whose protein sequence is MNATSAAAQNATQLGTTALQEMAQDRIERAAFAEAVPFLSELDRRLRESTDSTAVRAREGILFYLGLGKLQQANLPGAAHTLGEFVTAYPDAPNAVIAQMYRGDAFYYQGRLADARALYEELRARYDPTRLDVAPRAAYWEHYADCVYAERDWDAGVEVFTAMKAAATQLFDRNTADEKRAKAGSYLLQAAMAQNDFEAALAALPDLSGQSGQARYDLALNLALMRGGDELYAAARHGEALYFYELVLPPATLQDFWTAEIERGEAEKARIAGIDWFAERTNQVESDLAQAKARLEQLGVVGASSEPVEEEHRAVSDYTGALHFRIARCYLARGRTHEAYWAFARLENTSRKEVSSASDSFLEEAVYGQVKMAAACGRDDRVRSAARRYLRTETFTRFIGDVGYELLQTEVREGNLLAVRELAEAFMARVRLDPNLQEAPKLIYLVGSTLMEQEDRIGLRERFEPMLAEYPDRGFSDGLAYWLGLVEVLDGNYPSALAHFETIMRDYPNGGYTEDAHYREGVCWYGLLKYGRARQKLDGFLQDYPESRLASEAYALLGDLAAAEGRTEAAINAYAAAQDAGALLNPPNMGYINHAVFQAGELFAAAARWPEMAEWFESYLRRWGSEGRAGDAIYQLGRAQVQLDRSDAMLDVWIEAILRFGNDPADTGPDLMLAEFPEHYTAVRGTSPEEVLRNALAIATSQRQTTLMLRLGAALRSIGVADAKLPRVTINNLDDASGAVLVQAAHAERARDPALALAAAERALARSPFAPFAAEAWRLVAEMRTTAGDRVAAIEAWRSLVENFPTSPHAVEARLREGDLQRERGAYADAIAAYREVLKVRQWRGSAWAEANYKVGLTHFESGDFQAAFGFCQRVYVLYGGVAQWAASAYLTSGLALEQLNRPDDAVATYRELIAQDRLQTQPAVAEAAQRLEALGI, encoded by the coding sequence ATGAATGCGACGTCGGCCGCGGCGCAAAACGCCACCCAGCTGGGCACCACGGCGCTGCAGGAGATGGCGCAGGACCGGATCGAGCGGGCGGCGTTTGCCGAGGCGGTGCCGTTTCTGAGCGAGCTCGATCGGAGGTTGCGGGAGTCGACTGACAGCACGGCGGTGCGGGCGCGCGAGGGCATTCTCTTTTACTTGGGGCTGGGCAAATTGCAGCAGGCGAACTTACCCGGGGCGGCGCACACGTTGGGTGAGTTTGTCACCGCTTATCCCGATGCGCCCAATGCCGTGATCGCGCAGATGTATCGTGGCGATGCGTTTTATTACCAGGGGAGGCTGGCCGACGCGCGGGCGTTGTATGAGGAACTGCGCGCGCGCTACGACCCGACTCGGCTCGATGTCGCGCCACGGGCCGCCTATTGGGAGCATTACGCGGATTGCGTATATGCGGAGCGCGACTGGGACGCCGGAGTCGAGGTATTCACGGCGATGAAAGCCGCCGCTACTCAGCTCTTTGATCGCAACACTGCTGACGAAAAACGAGCCAAGGCCGGATCCTATTTGTTGCAGGCGGCAATGGCGCAAAATGACTTCGAGGCGGCCTTGGCCGCGCTGCCCGATCTGAGTGGGCAATCCGGCCAGGCGCGTTACGATCTCGCGCTCAACCTCGCGCTGATGCGCGGCGGCGACGAGCTCTACGCGGCGGCCCGACATGGTGAAGCGCTTTACTTCTACGAACTGGTGCTGCCGCCCGCGACCTTGCAGGACTTTTGGACGGCGGAGATCGAGCGCGGCGAGGCCGAGAAGGCTCGGATTGCGGGCATCGATTGGTTCGCGGAACGAACGAATCAAGTGGAGAGCGACCTGGCTCAAGCGAAGGCGCGCTTGGAGCAACTTGGGGTGGTCGGGGCATCGAGTGAACCGGTGGAGGAAGAGCACCGGGCGGTGTCCGATTACACCGGCGCGCTGCACTTCCGGATTGCTCGTTGCTACCTTGCTCGCGGACGCACGCACGAGGCGTATTGGGCGTTTGCGCGACTGGAAAACACGTCGCGGAAGGAGGTTTCCAGTGCGTCCGATAGTTTCCTGGAAGAAGCCGTTTATGGACAGGTCAAGATGGCGGCGGCGTGCGGCCGCGATGATCGCGTGCGGTCGGCGGCACGGCGCTATCTGCGCACGGAAACGTTCACCCGTTTCATTGGTGACGTCGGTTACGAACTGCTGCAGACGGAGGTGCGCGAGGGCAATTTGTTGGCGGTGCGCGAATTGGCGGAGGCGTTCATGGCGCGGGTGCGGCTCGATCCCAATCTGCAGGAGGCGCCCAAGCTGATCTACCTCGTGGGTTCGACCTTGATGGAGCAGGAGGATCGCATCGGACTGCGCGAACGGTTCGAGCCCATGTTGGCGGAGTATCCGGATCGTGGATTCAGCGACGGTCTGGCTTACTGGTTGGGCTTGGTCGAAGTGCTTGACGGAAACTACCCGTCCGCGCTCGCCCATTTTGAAACGATCATGCGGGATTACCCCAACGGCGGTTACACGGAGGATGCGCACTACCGGGAGGGGGTCTGCTGGTATGGTCTGTTGAAGTATGGCCGGGCCCGGCAAAAGCTGGATGGCTTTTTGCAGGACTATCCGGAAAGTCGTTTGGCCAGCGAAGCGTATGCGCTGCTGGGAGATCTGGCTGCGGCAGAAGGGCGCACGGAGGCCGCCATCAATGCCTACGCGGCGGCGCAGGATGCGGGGGCCCTGTTGAACCCGCCCAACATGGGCTACATCAATCACGCCGTGTTTCAGGCCGGGGAACTGTTCGCGGCCGCCGCACGTTGGCCCGAAATGGCCGAGTGGTTTGAATCGTATTTGCGGCGCTGGGGCAGCGAAGGTCGGGCGGGCGACGCGATTTATCAGCTCGGACGCGCGCAAGTGCAGCTCGACCGCAGCGACGCGATGCTCGACGTGTGGATCGAGGCAATTCTGCGCTTTGGCAACGACCCGGCGGACACCGGACCGGATCTGATGCTGGCGGAGTTTCCCGAACATTACACGGCCGTGCGCGGCACCTCGCCGGAGGAAGTGTTGCGCAATGCGTTGGCCATCGCGACGTCACAGCGCCAAACGACGCTGATGCTGCGACTCGGGGCCGCGTTGCGAAGTATTGGCGTGGCAGACGCGAAGCTGCCGCGGGTCACGATTAACAATCTGGATGACGCCAGCGGGGCGGTGTTGGTGCAGGCAGCTCACGCCGAGCGTGCCCGTGATCCGGCCCTGGCCCTGGCCGCGGCGGAGCGGGCGTTGGCGCGGTCGCCATTTGCCCCATTTGCTGCCGAGGCGTGGCGATTGGTGGCGGAGATGCGCACGACGGCCGGTGATCGCGTGGCGGCGATCGAAGCATGGCGCAGTTTGGTGGAGAATTTTCCCACCTCGCCGCATGCGGTCGAGGCCCGGTTGCGCGAGGGCGACTTACAGCGGGAACGCGGTGCCTACGCCGACGCCATCGCGGCCTACCGGGAAGTGCTCAAGGTTCGGCAATGGCGGGGGTCGGCGTGGGCGGAGGCGAACTACAAGGTCGGACTCACGCACTTTGAGTCGGGTGACTTCCAAGCGGCGTTCGGCTTTTGCCAGCGCGTCTACGTGCTTTACGGAGGCGTCGCCCAATGGGCGGCTTCGGCCTACCTCACCAGTGGTCTCGCGTTGGAGCAGTTGAATCGTCCCGACGATGCGGTGGCGACCTATCGGGAGCTGATCGCGCAGGATCGCCTGCAAACGCAACCCGCCGTGGCCGAGGCCGCGCAACGTCTGGAGGCCTTGGGGATATGA
- a CDS encoding MotA/TolQ/ExbB proton channel family protein: MNTSPPPWMTYTRWLLLLGLVPVFLHAQETATSAATASGGDVSLGQLWAQGGWAMYPLAFFSVAAFGLILYNALSVREGPLLRPDVSDQLHELLAKGDVSAAQTVCEENPCLVANVTRAGLVRVKPGDYDAEAVEKGMEEASVEEIAGPFGVISYLSILATLAPMVGMLGTVSGMIKAFRNIALGGMGKPELLADNISEALITTAVGLVVGIPAMFAFFFFKNRYARLTSRLARICGDLHHALTHAMRQKAQP; encoded by the coding sequence ATGAATACCTCCCCGCCTCCTTGGATGACTTATACGCGCTGGCTGCTGCTGCTCGGTCTCGTGCCAGTGTTTTTGCATGCGCAGGAAACCGCTACATCAGCGGCGACCGCGAGCGGTGGTGACGTGAGTCTCGGCCAACTCTGGGCGCAGGGTGGTTGGGCGATGTATCCGCTGGCGTTCTTCTCGGTGGCGGCGTTTGGCCTGATTCTTTACAACGCTCTCAGCGTGCGCGAAGGCCCGTTGTTGCGCCCGGACGTGTCGGACCAGTTGCACGAGCTTTTGGCTAAGGGCGATGTCTCGGCGGCCCAAACCGTCTGCGAGGAAAACCCTTGTTTGGTCGCCAATGTCACGCGGGCCGGCTTGGTGCGGGTGAAGCCCGGCGATTACGACGCCGAGGCGGTGGAGAAGGGCATGGAGGAAGCCTCGGTCGAGGAGATCGCCGGACCGTTTGGGGTGATCAGCTACCTGTCAATTTTGGCGACACTGGCACCGATGGTCGGCATGCTCGGCACGGTTTCGGGTATGATCAAAGCGTTCCGCAACATCGCACTCGGGGGCATGGGTAAACCGGAGCTGTTGGCCGACAATATATCGGAGGCGCTCATTACCACGGCGGTCGGATTGGTCGTGGGTATCCCGGCGATGTTCGCGTTCTTCTTTTTCAAGAATCGCTACGCGCGACTGACCTCGCGGCTGGCGCGAATTTGCGGCGATCTGCATCACGCGCTGACGCATGCGATGCGCCAGAAAGCCCAGCCCTGA
- a CDS encoding ExbD/TolR family protein, translating into MKLSTIGTDDARFDMTPMMDIVFQLIAFFMIVATYVTREKVEVDLPLAVNAAIAENQQDRALISISIDGQVWAGSRSVSLDELATTVSTWIADNGETKIVIRADRSNSYGLVKQVMKICRDAGIADIIFSSFQTEGGG; encoded by the coding sequence ATGAAGCTCTCCACGATCGGCACCGACGACGCGCGTTTCGATATGACGCCGATGATGGACATCGTGTTTCAGTTGATCGCGTTCTTCATGATCGTCGCGACTTACGTGACGCGCGAAAAAGTGGAGGTGGATTTGCCCTTGGCCGTGAATGCGGCGATCGCGGAAAACCAGCAGGACCGGGCGCTCATTTCGATCTCGATTGATGGGCAAGTGTGGGCGGGTTCGCGGTCGGTTTCGCTCGACGAACTCGCGACCACGGTGAGCACGTGGATTGCGGACAACGGCGAAACCAAGATCGTGATCCGCGCCGACCGCTCCAACAGCTACGGATTGGTCAAGCAGGTCATGAAGATCTGCCGCGATGCCGGTATCGCCGACATTATCTTCTCCTCCTTCCAAACGGAGGGCGGCGGATGA
- a CDS encoding ExbD/TolR family protein: protein MRTKRDLFAEEEGFSLDSMLDIVFLLLIYFMVTAAFVKEEADISMSLPSRVEQDEPLDMPEEQVLDILGDGTILLNGQPFDTPTSPDMPQLTRTLTRFRQAAADAQVPAFIVVQPEDDARHQRIIDVLNACAVAKISLVSFNLE, encoded by the coding sequence ATGAGGACTAAGCGTGACCTGTTTGCGGAGGAGGAGGGGTTCTCTTTGGACTCGATGTTGGACATCGTTTTTCTGCTGTTGATCTACTTCATGGTGACGGCGGCGTTTGTGAAGGAAGAGGCCGATATCAGCATGTCGTTGCCCAGTCGGGTGGAGCAGGACGAGCCGCTCGATATGCCCGAAGAACAGGTCCTGGATATTCTGGGCGACGGCACGATCCTGCTCAACGGCCAACCTTTCGATACGCCCACCAGCCCGGACATGCCGCAACTGACGCGCACCTTGACGCGGTTTCGCCAGGCCGCCGCCGATGCGCAAGTTCCGGCTTTTATTGTGGTGCAACCGGAGGACGATGCGCGCCACCAACGCATCATCGATGTGCTCAACGCGTGTGCGGTCGCGAAGATTTCTCTCGTGTCCTTCAACCTCGAATGA
- a CDS encoding VOC family protein, whose translation MPTVTKLLHTRMRVNDIEATVKFYTEALGLTESRRHTSPRGAQLVFLQTPNSEEEIEICQMPPGAEPVVVQPDLMHLAFQVDDLEAFAAEAKAKGYELSDGPTKSGSGMIAFFDAPEGYEVELIQRDKA comes from the coding sequence ATGCCCACTGTTACGAAACTCCTGCACACGCGGATGCGTGTGAACGATATTGAAGCCACGGTGAAGTTCTACACCGAGGCGCTCGGCCTGACCGAGTCACGTCGTCATACCTCGCCGCGCGGCGCGCAACTCGTGTTTTTGCAAACGCCCAACAGCGAAGAAGAAATCGAGATCTGCCAGATGCCCCCCGGCGCCGAGCCCGTGGTCGTGCAACCCGACCTCATGCACCTGGCCTTCCAAGTTGACGACCTGGAAGCCTTCGCCGCCGAGGCGAAAGCCAAAGGCTACGAACTGAGCGACGGCCCGACCAAAAGCGGCAGCGGCATGATCGCGTTTTTCGATGCGCCGGAAGGCTATGAAGTCGAATTGATCCAGCGCGACAAAGCCTGA
- a CDS encoding YgaP family membrane protein — translation MKTNIGSYDAGARFLLGLLILDLSLHGLGWWGLLGMIPIVSGIIGHSLLYDLLHIDTQRWEDNFENRHLRHH, via the coding sequence ATGAAAACCAATATCGGATCCTACGACGCCGGTGCCCGGTTCTTACTCGGCTTGCTCATCCTCGACCTCTCCCTCCACGGCCTCGGCTGGTGGGGCCTCCTGGGGATGATTCCCATTGTCAGCGGTATCATCGGTCACTCCCTGCTCTACGACCTCCTGCACATCGATACCCAACGGTGGGAGGACAATTTCGAGAATCGGCATCTCCGTCACCACTAA
- the cas2 gene encoding CRISPR-associated endonuclease Cas2, producing the protein MYVLITYDVATSTPSGTKRLRRVAKACKDRGQRVQNSVFECQLDPAQFVLLKQKLIDLIDPRHDSLRFYHLGSNWQRKVDHHGAKAGYDIDGPLLV; encoded by the coding sequence ATGTATGTGCTCATCACCTACGACGTCGCCACCAGCACCCCATCCGGCACCAAACGCCTGCGCCGGGTAGCGAAAGCCTGCAAGGATCGTGGCCAACGCGTGCAAAACTCCGTCTTCGAATGTCAACTCGACCCCGCCCAATTCGTGCTGTTGAAACAAAAGCTCATCGACCTGATTGACCCTCGTCACGACAGCCTGCGATTTTACCACCTCGGGTCCAACTGGCAGCGCAAAGTCGATCACCACGGAGCCAAAGCCGGCTACGACATCGACGGCCCCCTGCTGGTATAA
- the cas1c gene encoding type I-C CRISPR-associated endonuclease Cas1c: MRKHLNTLYVTLDDSYLQQDGESVAVRHAKETKLRVPLHNLDGIVTFGWSIGCSPQLMATCSRQGVTLSFCDGHGRFQATAQGFSPGNVLLRRTQYRAADDPDSSLAIARHCVAAKLANSRQVLLRGARDHGTEKPDRHAALTTAAAHLAHRIEAALTATDLDALRGVEGDGADTYFQAFNHLLTIDGPTFRFTTRSRRPPLDPINALLSFLYSLLAHDLRSACEASGLDAAVGFLHRDRPGRAGLALDLMEEFRAVIADRLALTLINRRQLTSADFVTQETGAVTLKEDSRKTVLVSWQERKAAELRHPFLDEKTTWGLLPHLQARLLARHLRGDLDAYPAFLLK, encoded by the coding sequence ATGCGTAAGCATTTGAACACGCTCTACGTCACCCTCGACGACAGCTACCTTCAGCAGGACGGCGAGAGCGTCGCCGTGCGCCATGCCAAGGAAACCAAGCTGCGCGTGCCCCTGCACAACCTCGATGGCATCGTCACGTTCGGCTGGTCCATCGGCTGCTCCCCGCAACTCATGGCAACCTGCTCCCGCCAAGGCGTCACCTTGTCATTCTGCGATGGTCACGGCCGTTTCCAAGCCACTGCCCAAGGCTTTTCCCCCGGCAACGTGCTCCTCCGCCGCACCCAATACCGCGCCGCAGACGACCCGGACTCCTCCCTGGCCATCGCCCGCCATTGCGTCGCGGCCAAACTCGCCAACTCCCGCCAAGTCCTCCTCCGCGGAGCCCGCGACCATGGCACCGAAAAACCCGACCGGCACGCCGCCCTCACCACCGCGGCCGCCCACCTCGCCCACCGGATCGAGGCCGCACTCACCGCCACCGATCTTGACGCTCTGCGCGGCGTCGAGGGCGATGGGGCCGACACCTATTTCCAAGCGTTCAACCACTTGCTCACGATCGACGGGCCCACCTTTCGGTTCACCACCCGCTCGCGCCGCCCCCCGCTCGATCCCATAAACGCCCTCCTCTCCTTTCTCTACAGCCTGCTCGCTCACGACCTGCGCTCAGCCTGTGAAGCGTCCGGGCTCGATGCCGCCGTGGGCTTCCTTCATCGCGACCGCCCCGGTCGGGCCGGGCTCGCCCTCGACCTCATGGAAGAGTTTCGCGCCGTCATCGCTGACCGCCTTGCGCTCACGCTTATCAACCGACGCCAATTGACCAGCGCGGATTTCGTCACTCAGGAAACCGGGGCGGTCACGCTTAAAGAAGACTCGCGCAAAACTGTGCTCGTCTCGTGGCAGGAACGCAAAGCCGCCGAACTGCGCCATCCGTTTCTGGACGAGAAAACCACCTGGGGGCTGCTCCCGCATCTGCAAGCCCGCCTCCTGGCCCGGCATCTCCGCGGCGACCTCGACGCCTATCCCGCCTTCCTTTTGAAATAA
- a CDS encoding four helix bundle protein produces the protein MSTYQRFEDLPVWRQAITLAERCEDFLAAAKDHLTWSKRDQLDRASLSVSNNIAEGFERGTTKELLAFLYIARGSAGEVRSMLCFFERRPALAHLKSEISNLKSLAESCSRQLGAWAASLQNSDITGPRHLNDQTRRDYERRQQHRDGAADFQTLLAQHLPPDHPQHPDNRPT, from the coding sequence ATGTCCACCTATCAACGTTTCGAAGACCTTCCCGTCTGGCGCCAGGCCATCACCCTGGCCGAGCGTTGTGAAGACTTCCTCGCCGCCGCCAAGGACCATCTCACGTGGTCCAAACGCGACCAACTTGATCGCGCCTCCCTCTCCGTCTCCAACAACATCGCCGAAGGCTTCGAACGCGGCACCACCAAAGAACTCCTCGCCTTCCTCTACATCGCGCGCGGCTCCGCTGGCGAAGTCCGTTCCATGCTCTGTTTCTTCGAACGCCGCCCCGCCCTCGCGCATCTCAAATCTGAAATTTCAAATCTCAAATCCCTGGCCGAATCCTGCTCCCGCCAACTCGGAGCCTGGGCCGCATCCCTGCAGAACTCCGACATCACCGGTCCGCGTCATCTCAATGACCAAACCCGTCGCGACTACGAACGCCGCCAACAGCACCGCGACGGAGCCGCCGACTTCCAAACCCTCCTCGCACAACACCTTCCACCCGATCACCCCCAGCACCCCGACAATCGTCCGACGTAA
- the cas4 gene encoding CRISPR-associated protein Cas4, protein MSYAETDLLPISALQHLLFCPRQCALIHNEQLWADNHLTAQGQVLHERAHTPKHESRPGVRITRSLYLSSRVLGLRGIADIIEFHRDGTIIPVEYKRGKPKSNDCDRIQLCAQAMCLEEMRQSTIPAGALYYGQRRRRTEVVFDDSLRARTTEAARELHQLIRSRRTPAAVREPKCDACSLIDLCLPDALAHQSDTTSWFVRRLQASLKSQI, encoded by the coding sequence ATGTCCTACGCCGAGACCGACCTCCTCCCGATCTCGGCGTTGCAACATCTGCTCTTCTGCCCCCGCCAGTGTGCGCTCATTCATAACGAGCAACTCTGGGCCGATAACCATCTCACCGCCCAGGGTCAGGTTCTCCACGAGCGCGCCCACACCCCCAAACACGAATCACGCCCCGGCGTGCGCATCACCCGTTCCCTCTATCTGAGCTCCCGCGTGCTCGGCCTGCGCGGTATCGCCGATATCATCGAGTTCCATCGCGATGGCACGATCATCCCCGTTGAATACAAACGCGGTAAACCCAAGTCCAACGACTGCGATCGCATCCAACTCTGCGCCCAGGCGATGTGCCTTGAAGAGATGCGCCAAAGCACCATCCCCGCCGGAGCCCTCTACTACGGTCAGCGCCGCCGTCGCACCGAAGTCGTATTCGATGATTCCCTACGTGCTCGCACCACCGAGGCCGCCCGCGAACTCCACCAACTCATCCGCTCCCGACGCACGCCCGCTGCCGTGCGCGAACCCAAATGCGATGCCTGCTCGTTGATCGATCTTTGTCTCCCCGACGCCCTCGCTCACCAAAGCGACACCACCTCTTGGTTTGTCCGCCGACTCCAAGCCTCCCTCAAATCTCAGATCTGA
- the cas7c gene encoding type I-C CRISPR-associated protein Cas7/Csd2, whose amino-acid sequence MKNRYDFIYLFDAQDANPNGDPDAGNLPRVDTETNQGLITDVCLKRKVRNFVEVVKKDDPGFDIYVKEKAVLIRAHEKAYQALRKEGEEPSETKAGKRKGSGEKVEAARQWMCQNFYDIRTFGAVMSIAVNCGQVRGPIQLGFSRSIDPIVVSEHAITRMAVATEKEAEAQQGDNRTMGRKFTVPYGLYRTHGFVNPFLADQTGFNEDDLELFFQALENAFQFDQSAARPAGSMAPRALLVFKHDSALGKAPSHTLFDRLQIEPFEKSPATDGKPPRAFTDYAARITFDGQPLDDVVKLGDAKDLGNGISLIRRI is encoded by the coding sequence ATGAAAAATCGCTACGACTTCATCTACCTTTTCGACGCCCAGGATGCCAATCCCAACGGCGATCCCGATGCCGGCAACCTCCCTCGCGTTGATACTGAAACCAACCAAGGCCTCATCACCGATGTCTGCCTCAAACGCAAAGTCCGCAACTTCGTGGAAGTCGTTAAAAAGGACGACCCCGGTTTCGACATTTACGTCAAAGAAAAAGCCGTCCTCATTCGCGCCCATGAGAAGGCTTACCAAGCCCTCAGAAAAGAAGGTGAGGAGCCAAGTGAAACCAAAGCCGGGAAACGCAAAGGAAGTGGCGAGAAAGTCGAAGCCGCACGCCAGTGGATGTGTCAAAATTTCTACGACATCCGCACCTTTGGTGCCGTCATGAGCATCGCCGTCAACTGCGGCCAGGTTCGCGGCCCCATCCAACTCGGATTCTCGCGTTCGATCGACCCCATCGTTGTCAGCGAACACGCCATAACCCGCATGGCCGTCGCCACCGAAAAGGAAGCCGAAGCCCAGCAAGGCGACAACCGCACCATGGGCCGCAAATTTACCGTCCCTTACGGACTCTACCGCACCCACGGCTTCGTTAATCCCTTCCTCGCCGACCAAACGGGCTTCAACGAAGACGACCTCGAACTCTTTTTCCAAGCTCTCGAAAACGCCTTCCAGTTCGACCAATCCGCCGCTCGCCCCGCCGGCAGCATGGCTCCCCGCGCTCTCCTCGTTTTCAAACACGATTCAGCTCTCGGCAAGGCCCCCAGCCACACCCTTTTCGATCGTCTTCAAATCGAGCCTTTCGAAAAATCCCCCGCAACGGACGGTAAACCACCCCGCGCCTTCACCGACTACGCCGCTCGTATCACCTTCGACGGTCAACCTCTCGATGATGTCGTAAAACTCGGCGATGCCAAGGACCTCGGCAACGGCATCAGCCTCATTCGGCGTATCTGA
- the cas8c gene encoding type I-C CRISPR-associated protein Cas8c/Csd1 yields the protein MILQSLHQLYNRLAEDPQNGLPTPGYSLQNISFCVIIKADGSLIEIVPCRTETIEIGKNGKEKKTVRPLSLLVPGQSKPPGQGLNPCFLWDNTGYMLGFKPEDPKKSEAAREKERIRTLASFDAFKTRHLETETLIADPHFSSVCRFLESWSPDQAADHPMLQEIISGFGVFQISGSLKYVHQAPAVSRWWNEQNTISSAGETSFCLVTGKPAPTAATHDPAIKSVAGAQSSGAKLVSFNLKSVESFSKEQGDNSPVSETAAFAYCNALNWLLARKERRFRIGDATTVFWTAAATTAETLFPWMMSGVPEAEDTATKNRVHDLLKKISQGILGRDDLGDPTVPYYILGLSPNASRLSVRFWHTGELGELITKLKLHLQQLSLVRQWDETNSKNPEPVTPTVYQLLRQTSRDADGIPPLLGGALMRAIVLGTPYPDSLITAVINRIRAEREVSYLKVAVLKAWLIRNHHQLITPMLDETNVNLGYRLGRLFAALEKTQQDALPDLNATIRERFYSSASATPRAVFGRLLRLYPHHLGKLPIGGKIVREKLVQEILDSVQDFPSHLNLQGQAQFALGYYHQRKAFYPTKTKEATVA from the coding sequence ATGATCCTGCAATCTCTCCATCAGCTCTATAACCGGCTCGCTGAAGACCCGCAAAACGGGCTGCCCACTCCCGGCTACAGCCTCCAGAACATCAGCTTCTGCGTCATCATCAAAGCAGATGGCTCCCTCATTGAAATCGTTCCCTGCCGCACGGAAACCATCGAGATCGGAAAAAACGGCAAAGAAAAGAAAACCGTGCGCCCCCTTTCCCTTCTTGTCCCCGGCCAGTCCAAACCTCCCGGCCAAGGACTCAACCCCTGTTTCCTCTGGGACAACACCGGCTACATGCTCGGATTCAAACCCGAAGACCCGAAGAAGTCCGAGGCCGCCCGTGAAAAGGAAAGAATCCGAACGCTCGCCTCGTTCGACGCCTTCAAGACGCGCCATCTCGAAACCGAAACACTCATCGCTGATCCTCACTTCTCCAGCGTCTGCCGCTTCCTCGAATCATGGTCTCCCGACCAAGCCGCCGACCATCCTATGCTCCAGGAAATCATATCCGGTTTCGGTGTTTTCCAAATCTCGGGCAGCCTCAAATATGTCCATCAAGCTCCCGCCGTCTCGCGTTGGTGGAACGAACAAAACACCATCTCTTCGGCAGGGGAAACCAGCTTTTGTCTCGTCACGGGCAAACCCGCACCCACTGCGGCCACTCACGACCCTGCCATCAAAAGCGTCGCCGGCGCTCAAAGCTCGGGAGCCAAGCTCGTCTCCTTTAATCTCAAATCGGTCGAGTCGTTCAGCAAAGAACAGGGCGATAACTCTCCCGTCAGCGAGACCGCCGCGTTCGCTTACTGCAACGCGCTGAACTGGCTCCTTGCCCGTAAAGAGCGCCGTTTCCGCATTGGCGATGCCACCACAGTCTTCTGGACCGCCGCAGCGACCACCGCCGAAACCCTCTTCCCTTGGATGATGTCCGGCGTCCCGGAAGCCGAAGACACCGCGACCAAAAACCGCGTCCACGATCTCCTAAAAAAAATATCCCAAGGCATACTCGGACGCGACGACCTCGGCGACCCGACGGTTCCCTACTACATTCTCGGCCTCTCGCCCAACGCGTCCCGCCTCTCCGTCCGCTTTTGGCACACCGGGGAGCTCGGAGAACTCATCACCAAACTAAAACTCCACCTCCAGCAACTCTCCCTCGTCCGCCAATGGGACGAAACAAATTCCAAAAACCCCGAACCCGTCACCCCGACCGTCTACCAGCTCCTGCGCCAAACCTCCCGTGATGCCGACGGTATCCCACCTCTCCTCGGCGGTGCCCTCATGCGTGCCATCGTCCTCGGCACGCCTTACCCCGATTCGCTCATCACCGCCGTCATCAACCGTATCCGCGCCGAACGCGAAGTCTCCTATCTCAAAGTCGCCGTGCTCAAAGCCTGGCTAATCCGAAATCACCACCAACTCATCACCCCCATGCTAGACGAAACCAACGTCAATCTTGGCTACCGCCTCGGACGCCTGTTTGCAGCCCTCGAAAAAACGCAGCAAGACGCCCTCCCGGACCTTAATGCCACTATTCGTGAGCGCTTCTACAGCAGCGCCTCCGCGACGCCTCGCGCGGTCTTCGGCCGCCTCCTCCGCCTCTATCCGCACCACCTCGGCAAATTACCGATCGGTGGCAAGATCGTGCGAGAAAAGCTCGTCCAGGAAATCCTAGATTCCGTTCAGGACTTTCCATCCCACCTCAACCTGCAAGGTCAAGCCCAGTTCGCCCTCGGCTACTACCACCAGCGCAAAGCCTTTTATCCGACCAAAACCAAAGAAGCAACTGTCGCCTGA